A segment of the Atribacteraceae bacterium genome:
ATACAGTCATTGATGGTGGGGATGACCAGATTGACGATCTCCAGCCACACCCCTTCTTCCCGGATGATCTTGAGCGTCTCGAGGACCGGAGCGATCTCCCCGCCGTAGATAGTGCGGTAGACCTCAGGGCAAAAGGCTTTGAGATCGATGACCACTCCATCCATATGCGCCAGGATGGCTCTGAGCGGCTCGGGGGCCATGGTCCCGTTGGAGTGAAAGAGATTAAGCAAGCCCTCCCGGCGGGCGATCACGGAAATATCGTACATGAACTCAAAGAAAACCGTCGGTTCGTTGATGGTATGGGAGATGGAGCGACTGCCGCGCCGGAGCGCTTCGGCGACCACTTCCTCGGGGGAAAAGGTGAGCGAGCGCACCTCCTCTGGTCCGCGCTGGGTGATGTGCCAGTTGTGACATTGTTTACAGCGAAAATTGCAGGAAGCGGTGAAGACCCCCAGGTTTCGGTGTCCCGGCAGCATATGATACATTGGCTCGGCTTCGATGGGGTCGGTCTGCAAACCGGCCGGCCGACCGTAGACCAGGGTGTAGAGACGGCCTTCCCGGTTCTCGCGTACCCGGCAGAGGCCCGGTGTGCCGGGGGGGATGAGACACCTGTGAAAACAGAGTAAACAGCGCACCTGGTCATCGGGTAACAGCTCGTAGAACCGCGCCGGGGTCCCGACATCGATCCCTT
Coding sequences within it:
- a CDS encoding radical SAM protein, with the translated sequence MFGNKRVRLILLLLGGALLLGGGILSSVPRLEITPRRAVGEGIDVGTPARFYELLPDDQVRCLLCFHRCLIPPGTPGLCRVRENREGRLYTLVYGRPAGLQTDPIEAEPMYHMLPGHRNLGVFTASCNFRCKQCHNWHITQRGPEEVRSLTFSPEEVVAEALRRGSRSISHTINEPTVFFEFMYDISVIARREGLLNLFHSNGTMAPEPLRAILAHMDGVVIDLKAFCPEVYRTIYGGEIAPVLETLKIIREEGVWLEIVNLVIPTINDC